A DNA window from Panthera tigris isolate Pti1 chromosome X, P.tigris_Pti1_mat1.1, whole genome shotgun sequence contains the following coding sequences:
- the TEX13B gene encoding testis-expressed protein 13B has translation MALKPDDPSGGFQHSKVVTFINEKMAGHTKGPEFYLENTSLPWEEVEDKLRAILEDSTVSSEAKEACAWSSLVLGVRFAHRQGQLHKHRVHWLHDFAKLHKTAAQTLASDLKEFTTQQEMEHKEAAFQLQMAQANLEEVQTERDFLKWKLLQLQSLQKQVQVSEEPGLATRTEGAGKVEEAGVAATSTASTGTAGRGRRGQKNAEGAEAAKEPGGGLMHLLGAVEQKNYTTSGQRKGDIKSVETAMFYFSGTIKPRATVTPSPLPVQLPASFTYSYACPFSPFPPAPTPVPPATPFTVGTPVQTSPHWRPSEVSVRSNVGSQGKDPQESQRDRRDSDPYHHRRPPIFRRPGDWDCPWCKAVNFSRREICFRCGRGIWLQSPQ, from the exons ATGGCCTTGAAACCCGACGACCCCAGTGGTGGGTTCCAGCACAGCAAAGTGGTAACCTTCATCAATGAGAAGATGGCTGGGCACACAAAAGGCCCGGAGTTCTACCTGGAGAATACATCCTTGCcctgggaggaggtggaggacaAACTCAGGGCCATCCTGGAAGACAGCACAGTGTCCAGTGAGGCCAAAGAGGCCTGTGCCTGGAGCAGCCTGGTCCTAGGTGTGCGCTTTGCCCACAGGCAGGGCCAGTTACACAAGCACAGGGTACACTGGCTGCATGACTTCGCCAAACTGCATAAGACCGCTGCACAGACCTTGGCCTCAGACCTAAAGGAGTTCACTACACAGCAGGAGATGGAACACAAAGAGGCAGCCTTCCAGCTACAGATGGCCCAGGCCAACCTGGAAGAGGTGCAGACAGAACGGGATTTCCTGAAGTGGAAGCTCCTCCAG CTGCAGTCTCTGCAGAAGCAGGTCCAGGTCTCAGAGGAGCCAGGCCTGGCCACTAGGACAGAAGGAGCAGGTAAGGTAGAGGAGGCGGGAGTTGCTGCCACTTCTACTGCTTCTACTGGCActgcaggaagaggaagaagaggacagAAGAATGCAGAAGGGGCAGAAGCTGCAAAGGAGCCAGGTGGAGGCCTCATGCACCTGCTTGGAGCTGTGGAGCAGAAAAATTACACCACcagtgggcagaggaagggagataTTAAGTCAGTGGAAACagccatgttttatttctctgggaccATCAAGCCTAGGGCCACAGTCACACCATCACCCCTTCCTGTCCAGCTCCCTGCCTCATTCACATACTCTTACGCCTgtcccttttcccccttcccacctGCGCCCACACCAGTCCCACCAGCAACACCATTCACCGTAGGAACTCCAGTTCAGACATCTCCCCACTGGAGGCCCTCTGAGGTTAGTGTGAGGTCTAATGTGGGGTCCCAGGGAAAAGACCCTCAAGAATCCCAAAGAGACAGGAGAGACTCTGATCCCTATCATCATAGAAGACCTCCCATATTTCGCAGACCTGGGGATTGGGACTGCCCTTGGTGTAAAGCTGTGAATTTTTCAAGGAGGGAAATTTGCTTCCGCTGTGGGAGGGGAATCTGGCTGCAAAGCCCTCAGTAA